DNA sequence from the Bradyrhizobium sp. CIAT3101 genome:
GGCGGTTGAGATAGGCGCCGGCATAGCCGGACAAGAACCAGTTCACGAACTCATAGGCCCAGTCGAGTTTCTGACCCGAGACGCCCTTGGAGACGCAGAAGCCGGAAGCCCAGGAGCGATAACCTTCCTTGAGCGGCTGGAAGGTGCAGGCGATGCCCATCGAACGCACCTTGGTCACCGCGGGCGACCACATCGACTGGATCACCGTTTCGCCCGAGGCCATCAGGTTGACGCTCTCGTTGAAGTCCTTCCAGAACGCGCGGAACTGGCCGGCCTTCTTGGCCTCGGTCATCACCTTCATGGTGAGATCGATCTCTTCCTTGGTCATGTTGCCCTTGTCGGCATATTTGTACTTGCCGGTGGCTTCCACGACCATCGCGGCATCCATGATGCCGATCGAGGGGATGTTGAGGATCGAGGCCTTGCCCTTGAACTCGGGGTTGAGCAGTTCAGCCCAGGAGTTGATCGGGCGCTTGATGATGTCGGGGCGGATGCCGAGCGTGTCGGCGTTGTAGACGGTCGGAATCAGCGTGACGAACTCGGTCGCCGACGTCGCGAACTTCTTGGAGTCCTTGCCTTCGAGGTACAGCACCTTCCAAGGCGCGGTGCCCTGGCCGCCGATCTTCTTGCCGCCGGGCGTCTCGCCCTTGGTGAAGACCGGTGTGATGTTGTCGAATTCCTTAATCTTCTTGGCGTCGAGGGCAAGGATGTTGCCCGACGGCACGATCTTCTTCAGCGAGAAATATTCGGTATCCAGCACGTCGAAGGAGTTCGGCTGGGTCATCACGCGCTTGGTGACGTCGTCGGTGGTCGCGGTGATGTATTCGATCTTGATGCCGGTGTCTTTCAGGCACTGCTTGGAGATGTCGTCGCCCTCGTTCACGGCGGTGCCGAGATAGCGCAGCACCTTCGGCTCGGCCGACATCACGTAAGGGAAGCCGGTGATGGCGCCGGAGCCGGCGGCAAGGCCGGCGAGACCTGCGGTGCTCTTGAGTAGCGTGCGGCGGCTGACGCCGGTCTTCTTGGTGGTCTCAGTCATTCCAGTCACTCCTCTGTGTTGCGCATTTTCTATGATGACGGCGCTATTGCAGACGTTGCGCCTTGGCGGGATCCCAGGTGGCCAGCACGCGGTCGCCCGGACGGAACGGGTGGACGTCGAAGGTGGCCTCGGGAACATGGGAGAACAGGGCGGTGCCATCGTCGAGCGTGAGCGAGACGGCGACGTAGGAGCCCTGGTACTCGGTCTGGGTCAGCAGCGCCGGTGCGCCGAACGCGCCGTCAGTGACCGGCTTGATGCCGAGCTGATCGGCGCGCACGGCGATGAGCTTGCCGGCGTCGCTGAGGACGTTGTGGCCGCCGATGAAGCGGGCCACAAATTCGGTGCGGGGATGATGGAAGATGTCGCGGGCGGTGCCCTGCTGCTCGATCCTGCCCTGGTTCATCACCACGATGTGGTCGGCGAGCGCCATTGCCTCTTCCTGGCCGTGGGTGACCTGGATGAAGCTGATGCCGAGCTCGCGCTGCAGCCGCTTCAGCTCGCCGCGCATCCTCACCCGCAGGAACGGATCGAGTGCGGACAGCGGCTCGTCGAGCAGCAGAATCTGCGGCTCGGTGATCAGGGCGCGCGCGAGCGCGACGCGTTGCTGCTGGCCGCCGGAGAGCTGAGCCGGCAGGCGGCCGGCGTAAGGGCTCATCGCCACCAGCTCCAGCAATTCGCCGGCCCGTTTGTGCCGCGTCGCGCGGTCGACGCCGCGCATTTTCAGGGCAAACGCAACATTGTCGAGCACGCTCAGATGCGGAAACAGCGCGTAGGACTGGAACATCATCGCCGTGCCGCGCTTGGCGGGCTCGAGGTCGGTGACGTTCTGCGCGCCCAGGATGATGTCGCCATCGCTGACGGCTTCGTGGCCCGCGATCATCCGCAAAGTCGAGGTTTTTCCGCATCCGGACGGTCCGAGCAGACAGCAATAGGTGCCGGCGGGGATCTTCAGATTGACTGTGTCGACCGCCAGCGTCGTGTCGTAGCGCTTGGTGACGGCGACCAGTTCGAGAGCGGCAGGAGTGGCCATGGTGTGTCCGAAGGAGGGGCGGTGCTCCGCGTCTCTCCGCAAGGTCCGTGCCAACCGCCCTTGGCCGGCCGAATCTTAGAACTGTGCAGTGGAGTCAAATCGTTAGATCGAATCCAGCAGCGCTGCGCGACCTGCCGCGCGGGCGATAGTATGCACACAAAATGGGCGAAGATTGTATAAAGTTTCGCCTGTGATTGGATACAGCTCGTCGATTACCATTCGAGACCGAACGTCGCCGACCAAACCCTCAAACCCAACCCTCGAACGAATGGCCGCCAAATCCCGCCCGAAATCCGATGCGCCCGACGTGAGCGATCGCGTCAGCCGGATCAGGGAAGGCGTGACTGCGGCGATCCTCGAGCATCGCCTGCTACCGGGCACCAAGCTCGGCGAAGACGAGATCGGCGAGATCTATGGCGCGAGCCGCACGCTGGTCCGTACCGCGCTGCAGCAGCTCGCGCATGAGGGCATCGTCAACATCGAGAAGAACCGTGGCGCCTTCGTCGCGCGCCCGACGCCTGCGGATGCCCGCGAGGTGTTCGAAGCGCGCCGCCTGATTGAGCCCACCATCGTCGATCACGCCTGCGAAGCCGTCTCGCCCGCATGGATCAATCGTCTCCAGCAACATCTCGCCGAAGAGCGTGAGGCGGAATTGCGCGGCGATGCGCGCGCGTCAGTTCGGCTCTCTGGCGAATTTCACCGTCTCATCGCCGAGATGAGCGGTCACAGCATCTATCTCGGCTTTCTGAAGGAGCTGATCGCGCGCTCTTCGCTGATCATCCTGCTCTATCGCCGTCACGACACGCCGGCCTGCGGCACCGATCATCATGCGGAGATCGTCACCGCGATCCGCAAGCGCGACAAGCAGGCTGCGCGCTCGCAGATGCTGTCGCATCTGAACGAGATCGAGGCCGAGCTGTTCCTGAAGGATCCCGCCGCCGACGAGCTGCGGCTCGCCGACGTGCTGGGCGCGTAAGCGAACCGCACCGCTCGGCTAGGACAGCGAAGATCCTTCGTTGCGCCTGATGATCTTCAGCACGAGTAGGACAGCGCCAATGACCAGCAGAAGGACACCGATGAACGTCGTGCCGCCGGATTCAAAGGTCACGCCGACCGCGGTCAGCAGGCATCCGATAATGATTGCGAAGAGCCCGCCGAGTTTCTTGATGAGCAGGACGGGACCGTCAGTCGTTTGTGCCACCATGTTACGCCTCACCGCTTGCTGCGCGCCTTGGGCTTGAAGCCCACCGCTCGCCCCATTGATCTCCTGCCGCGCAGATCGCCCGATCGTACGCCTGTCAGCCTTGGTTGCAATCTTGCGTTGTCTGGAGGCCGCGTGCGCTGTTCGATTTTGACGAGAGTTTGATGCAAGCGAGGCAGCCTCGCTTACTCATTTGCCGAAGTTTCCCAAGCAAATGCCTCTTGAGATGTATTTCCATTGGAGGCGTATGGCTGAATTGCAGAATCGCCCTATAGTTGCAAATTGACTCTGGTGGGACAGGAGCATCAACTTACCGTCGCCCGGAGAGTTCTGGATCTGTTTCGGCAGCAGTCGAATCCGTTCCACGGAGTGGTGCAATGGCGTCGCATTCGGCAGTCGAAGAGCGGGAGCCGGCCTATGTCTCGACCGGCCACCTGCCGGCCCCAGACACTGTGCAGTCGCTGGTCAACGAGGCGCAGCGGCGCTTCAAATCAAATCGCGATGGCGAGAACTCGCAGGTCTATCCGGCGCTTGCCCGGGTGCCGAGCGAGTTGTTCGGCGTCTGCGTGGTCGGCACCGGCGGGCACGTCTATGGCGCCGGCGACGTCGACTACGAATTCTCGATCATGAGCGTGTCGAAGCCGTTCCTGTTCGCGCTGGTCTGTGAAACCATCGGGCCCGAGGAAGCGCGCGCGAAGCTCGGCGCCAACGCGACCGGTCTTCCGTTCAATTCGCTTGCCGCAATCGAGCAGGGTAGCGGCCGCACCAATCCGATGGTCAACGCCGGCGCGATCGCGACGACGAGCCTTGCGCCGGGCGCGACTGCCGAAGCGCGGTGGTCATTCATCCACGACGGATTGTCGCGCTTTGCCGGGCGCACGCTGCCGCTCAACGAAGAGGTCTATGCGTCGGCGTCGCAGACCAATTTCCGCAACCGCAGCATCGCGCGGCTGCTGGAGAGCTACGACCGCATCTATTGCGACGCCAAGGAAGCGACTGATCTCTACACGCGGCAGTGCTCGCTCAACGTGAGCGCCCGCGATCTCGCTGTGATGGGAGCGACGTTGGCCGATGGCGGCGTCAACCCGGTCACCAAGCAGCGTGTCGTCGATGCCGAGGTCTGCCATTACGCGCTCGCCGTCATGATCACCGCCGGGCTGTATGAGACGTCGGGCGACTGGCTCTACGATATTGGGCTGCCCGGCAAGAGCGGGATCGGCGGCGGCATCGTCGCGGTGTCGCCGGGCAAGGGAGGCTTCGGCACCTTCGCGCCGCCGCTCGACGCGGCCGGCAACAGCGTGCGGGGACAGCTTGCGGCAAAATTCCTGTCGCAGCGGCTGGGGATGGATCTGTTCGTATCGCAACCGGAACAATGAATGCGAAAAAAGATCGGTGGGCCCGCAGACCTGACCGATCGCAACGCTAAACAAGCCGGAGGGACGTCATGGTCACGCAGACAATGTCGATCGGCGGCATTCACCAGGAGGAGCGCGCGTCGTGGGTTCCCATGATCGCGATTGCGCTGGGCCAGATGATCATGTCGTTCAATGTCGCTTCACTGCCAGTGGCGATGGGCGGAATGGTCGCGAGTTTCGGTGTGCCGCCAACGACCGTCGCGACGGGCATCGTGGCGTATTCGATGCTGGTTGCGGGTTTTGTGATGCTCGGCGCCAAGCTTGCCCAGCGCTTTGGTGCGTTGCGGGTTTTTCGCGGCGCAGTGGTGCTGTTCTTCATCTCGCAAATCATGATGACCTTCAGTCCGTCGGCTTCCGTCATGATCTCTGCGCAGGCGCTCTGTGGCGCGGCGGGATCGGTGATCGTGCCCTCGCTGGTTGCGCTGATTGCCGAGAATTATGCAGGCAAGCAGCAGGCAACCGCACTTGGTGCACTTGGTTCGGCACGTGCTGCGGCCGGCGTTCTGGCCTTCATCATCGGTGGCGTGCTCGGAACTTATATCGGCTGGCGGCCGACGTTCGGCGTTCTGATTGCGGCTTCCGCCATCGCGTTCCTGTTGAGCTTCCGTCTCAAGCCCGATCACGGCCGGCCGGATGTGGAGATCGATGTCGTCGGCGTCGTGCTCGCCGCGAGTGCGATTGTCCTCATCAGTTTCGGCTTCAACAATCTCAACGGATGGGGCCTTGCGGTTGCGACGGCGAATGCGCCGTTCGATCTCGTCGGTCTTTCGCCCGCGCCGGTCATGATCGTGCTCGGAATCGTGCTGGGCCAGGCCTTCCTGATGTGGACGCACCGGCGGCAGGCCGCCGGCAAGACGCCGCTGCTGGCGCTTGCGGTGATCGACTCTCCCGAAGAGCGCTGCGCCGTCTATTCGCTGTTCGCGGTGGTGGCACTCGAGGCGGCCTTGAATTTTACCGTGCCGCTCTACATCCAGATCGTGCAGGGGCGCACGCCGCTCGCGACCGCGATCGCGATGATGCCGTTCAATCTCACCGTCTTCTTCGCGGCAATGCTGATCGTCAATGTCTACGACCGGCTGACACCGCGCCAGATCGGCCGCTACGGCTTCGCCTTCTGCACCGTCGGGCTGGCCTGGCTCGCCTTCGTCGTGCACAACGACTGGAGCGAGGTTCCGGTGCTGTTCGGGCTCGTCCTGTTCGGCATCGGTCAGGGCTCGCTGGTGACGTTGCTGTTTAACGTCCTGGTGACATCGTCGCCGAAGATACTCGCGGGCGACGTCGGGTCCCTGCGCGGGACGA
Encoded proteins:
- the glsA gene encoding glutaminase A, with the translated sequence MASHSAVEEREPAYVSTGHLPAPDTVQSLVNEAQRRFKSNRDGENSQVYPALARVPSELFGVCVVGTGGHVYGAGDVDYEFSIMSVSKPFLFALVCETIGPEEARAKLGANATGLPFNSLAAIEQGSGRTNPMVNAGAIATTSLAPGATAEARWSFIHDGLSRFAGRTLPLNEEVYASASQTNFRNRSIARLLESYDRIYCDAKEATDLYTRQCSLNVSARDLAVMGATLADGGVNPVTKQRVVDAEVCHYALAVMITAGLYETSGDWLYDIGLPGKSGIGGGIVAVSPGKGGFGTFAPPLDAAGNSVRGQLAAKFLSQRLGMDLFVSQPEQ
- a CDS encoding GntR family transcriptional regulator — translated: MAAKSRPKSDAPDVSDRVSRIREGVTAAILEHRLLPGTKLGEDEIGEIYGASRTLVRTALQQLAHEGIVNIEKNRGAFVARPTPADAREVFEARRLIEPTIVDHACEAVSPAWINRLQQHLAEEREAELRGDARASVRLSGEFHRLIAEMSGHSIYLGFLKELIARSSLIILLYRRHDTPACGTDHHAEIVTAIRKRDKQAARSQMLSHLNEIEAELFLKDPAADELRLADVLGA
- a CDS encoding ABC transporter ATP-binding protein is translated as MATPAALELVAVTKRYDTTLAVDTVNLKIPAGTYCCLLGPSGCGKTSTLRMIAGHEAVSDGDIILGAQNVTDLEPAKRGTAMMFQSYALFPHLSVLDNVAFALKMRGVDRATRHKRAGELLELVAMSPYAGRLPAQLSGGQQQRVALARALITEPQILLLDEPLSALDPFLRVRMRGELKRLQRELGISFIQVTHGQEEAMALADHIVVMNQGRIEQQGTARDIFHHPRTEFVARFIGGHNVLSDAGKLIAVRADQLGIKPVTDGAFGAPALLTQTEYQGSYVAVSLTLDDGTALFSHVPEATFDVHPFRPGDRVLATWDPAKAQRLQ
- a CDS encoding MFS transporter, with translation MVTQTMSIGGIHQEERASWVPMIAIALGQMIMSFNVASLPVAMGGMVASFGVPPTTVATGIVAYSMLVAGFVMLGAKLAQRFGALRVFRGAVVLFFISQIMMTFSPSASVMISAQALCGAAGSVIVPSLVALIAENYAGKQQATALGALGSARAAAGVLAFIIGGVLGTYIGWRPTFGVLIAASAIAFLLSFRLKPDHGRPDVEIDVVGVVLAASAIVLISFGFNNLNGWGLAVATANAPFDLVGLSPAPVMIVLGIVLGQAFLMWTHRRQAAGKTPLLALAVIDSPEERCAVYSLFAVVALEAALNFTVPLYIQIVQGRTPLATAIAMMPFNLTVFFAAMLIVNVYDRLTPRQIGRYGFAFCTVGLAWLAFVVHNDWSEVPVLFGLVLFGIGQGSLVTLLFNVLVTSSPKILAGDVGSLRGTTQNLASAVGTAVAGALMVGLLSTIALGKITASPVLTPELQAQVDLDNITFVSNDRLLSVLERTNGSPQQVAEAVRVNTEARLRALKIGLLFMAGLALIAIIPAGRLPDYLPGEIPSDESAAKT
- a CDS encoding PotD/PotF family extracellular solute-binding protein, producing the protein MTETTKKTGVSRRTLLKSTAGLAGLAAGSGAITGFPYVMSAEPKVLRYLGTAVNEGDDISKQCLKDTGIKIEYITATTDDVTKRVMTQPNSFDVLDTEYFSLKKIVPSGNILALDAKKIKEFDNITPVFTKGETPGGKKIGGQGTAPWKVLYLEGKDSKKFATSATEFVTLIPTVYNADTLGIRPDIIKRPINSWAELLNPEFKGKASILNIPSIGIMDAAMVVEATGKYKYADKGNMTKEEIDLTMKVMTEAKKAGQFRAFWKDFNESVNLMASGETVIQSMWSPAVTKVRSMGIACTFQPLKEGYRSWASGFCVSKGVSGQKLDWAYEFVNWFLSGYAGAYLNRQGYYSAVLSTAKANMEPYEWAYWMEGKPAEKDIKAPDGSLLEKAGAVRDGGSYEDRMGGVACWNAVMDENDYMVRKWNEFIAA